Proteins found in one Ketobacter sp. MCCC 1A13808 genomic segment:
- a CDS encoding tyrosine-type recombinase/integrase, whose protein sequence is MILAKCQAKVVSSPLMQRKLLKGFLLQRMVASLPMKSNFRVRIEVIRKLECYEPSTIEPVGGHVCRVAAKGCDYYRHSAQDVAHDVFYHYPVIVDPDGSPWVEANRYLLSRLNAIVPAKHRTLESIASDLAHFRQWLLEEEIDFLTISSRPRARPTYRYCAYLHDEIRFGKLKAQTAKRRMSSLQNFYRWIEGDGVKFELPLWLENDEALKFKDARGFQRSKSVKSTDLTRSFRVVKSTNDYSEYIDDGGKLRPLPRDEQMALVAALNAIGNTEMILAFFFALATGARLQTVFTLRRQNFLGEPYQGAVSHRIKVGGGTLVSTKYAKQMVLLVPLFLYRRVQVYLNSERCQRRISSSKHVYPESGEQYLFLTRAGQPYYMADNDPFTFLYRSPPRGNAVTQFIRQQLKPELYRQGHDFEFRFHDLRATFGMNLLEDRLVGHPLDDISAQNQPNFFRLLMYIRQRMGHTNLATTERYLNYQKNYKLAAHLQYGYEDHLESLLKAVEGCCELD, encoded by the coding sequence TTGATCCTAGCCAAATGTCAAGCTAAAGTTGTTTCATCGCCTTTGATGCAAAGAAAGTTGCTCAAGGGCTTTTTGTTGCAGAGGATGGTTGCATCATTACCTATGAAGTCAAATTTTCGTGTAAGGATCGAGGTGATCCGCAAGCTGGAATGTTACGAGCCGTCCACAATTGAGCCTGTGGGTGGTCATGTATGCCGTGTTGCAGCCAAAGGTTGTGACTACTATCGGCATTCGGCACAGGACGTGGCACATGATGTGTTTTATCACTATCCGGTGATTGTTGACCCTGATGGCTCACCCTGGGTGGAGGCCAATCGCTATTTACTGAGCAGGCTGAATGCTATTGTGCCAGCCAAGCACAGGACTCTTGAGTCGATTGCGAGCGATCTTGCGCACTTCAGGCAGTGGTTGCTGGAAGAGGAAATAGACTTTTTGACAATTTCCTCTAGACCAAGAGCTCGTCCTACATATAGGTATTGCGCCTACCTTCATGATGAGATCCGTTTTGGAAAACTTAAGGCCCAAACTGCGAAGCGTCGGATGAGTAGCTTGCAAAACTTTTATCGATGGATTGAAGGCGATGGGGTCAAATTTGAGTTACCCTTGTGGCTTGAGAATGATGAAGCACTGAAGTTTAAAGATGCGAGAGGTTTTCAACGCAGTAAGTCGGTAAAAAGCACAGATCTGACGCGTTCCTTCCGAGTAGTAAAATCGACCAATGACTACAGTGAATACATTGATGATGGCGGTAAGTTACGGCCCTTACCTAGAGATGAGCAAATGGCGTTGGTTGCGGCGCTAAATGCAATCGGTAATACCGAGATGATCTTGGCTTTCTTTTTTGCCTTGGCAACAGGCGCTAGGTTGCAAACTGTATTTACGCTTCGTCGGCAGAACTTTTTGGGCGAACCTTATCAAGGGGCCGTATCGCATCGCATAAAGGTTGGCGGCGGCACACTTGTCAGTACCAAGTATGCCAAACAGATGGTGTTGCTGGTTCCACTGTTTCTGTATCGCCGGGTACAGGTGTACCTTAATTCTGAACGCTGCCAGCGGCGCATATCTTCCTCTAAGCATGTATATCCTGAAAGCGGGGAGCAATACCTATTCCTAACTCGCGCAGGTCAGCCATATTACATGGCAGATAATGACCCTTTCACTTTTTTATACCGTAGCCCACCAAGGGGAAATGCGGTTACACAGTTTATCAGGCAACAACTAAAGCCAGAGTTGTACCGGCAGGGGCACGATTTCGAATTCCGGTTTCATGATCTCAGGGCTACTTTTGGTATGAATTTACTGGAGGATCGATTGGTTGGCCATCCATTAGATGATATTTCTGCACAGAACCAGCCGAATTTTTTCCGCTTACTAATGTATATACGGCAACGCATGGGGCACACGAATTTGGCTACAACGGAACGATATCTGAATTATCAGAAGAATTATAAATTGGCTGCTCATCTGCAATACGGATACGAAGATCACTTGGAGTCTCTACTGAAGGCGGTTGAGGGGTGTTGTGAGCTGGATTGA
- a CDS encoding site-specific integrase, whose protein sequence is MSWIERKTSSFRVESLPFDSSGKVALMDPSTIQVYLELYVSPVDVGAWCYRKRKQVVLVDPESFSESRMPLVIAVLEFIHHKFSMGVRETTLSQRLNEINKFILWLDSQKSDDLSNKSLFTRSLSEYTRLLWDDVRASRINVNTASSRQRTLVEIGRYMYSDIDIDLYDDMKNIRKSSIAVNVTEKPDEDLVSRLLRVYMDVFESLSDMVLNFIRFPYKIEVGSDYFWFFPTSVPIAGPSNIHIKAALKNRFQAYDYINGRIKNDYPGRKSNRNVALNNINKANSGRFHNRRIFAATLAAQSFIMLFSASTGMGLGQICELRWSDQYDVEDEVQGFKSIKYRANGKVTSFLISKKFMRLFRRYLDLRNYLLEFAGSDGFERLFFCLKYGDLIPVKMNLSTDFHRRLENCFNFSGKITTRSWRANKNDWLLRNSDLETTSMLLQNSIDSVLKHYSEGSEKDAEEELNEFLNKYKREVVSAECEKLANTNVGRCLEYGSPKLISGSKPIYQPDCKAGEGCLFCERYRVNADLEDYGKILSYQYVLSETRFLFGNDNEEEYLALMSRIKYISEAIEQSGKVFGRELQKVKSLVLQGYNLDPYWEKKLSIIDEMEVLY, encoded by the coding sequence GTGAGCTGGATTGAAAGGAAAACATCCAGTTTCCGTGTTGAGAGTTTGCCATTCGATTCTAGCGGAAAGGTGGCATTGATGGATCCGTCTACTATTCAGGTTTATTTGGAGCTATATGTTAGCCCCGTAGACGTCGGAGCTTGGTGCTACAGAAAGAGAAAACAAGTTGTACTGGTAGATCCTGAGAGCTTTTCTGAGTCAAGGATGCCGTTAGTTATAGCAGTTTTGGAATTTATACATCATAAATTCAGTATGGGTGTTCGCGAGACGACACTATCTCAACGCTTAAATGAGATAAACAAATTCATTTTATGGTTAGATAGTCAAAAGAGTGATGATCTTTCGAATAAAAGCCTATTCACTAGATCACTATCAGAATACACCAGGTTGCTCTGGGACGATGTTCGCGCAAGCAGAATAAACGTAAACACCGCCTCTTCAAGGCAGAGAACGCTTGTTGAGATCGGTCGATATATGTATAGCGATATAGATATTGACCTATACGATGATATGAAAAATATAAGAAAGTCATCAATTGCGGTTAATGTTACGGAAAAGCCCGATGAAGATTTGGTAAGTCGGTTGCTACGAGTTTATATGGATGTTTTTGAAAGTCTTTCTGACATGGTTTTAAACTTCATTAGGTTTCCATATAAAATTGAAGTAGGTAGTGATTACTTTTGGTTTTTTCCTACATCGGTACCAATAGCTGGGCCTTCAAATATTCATATTAAAGCTGCTTTGAAAAACAGATTTCAAGCTTACGACTATATTAACGGTCGTATTAAAAACGACTATCCAGGAAGGAAATCTAATAGAAACGTTGCATTAAATAACATCAATAAAGCTAATAGTGGTCGATTTCATAATCGCAGGATATTCGCTGCTACATTGGCAGCCCAATCATTCATTATGCTGTTTTCAGCTAGTACGGGAATGGGGTTGGGTCAGATATGTGAGTTGCGATGGTCGGATCAATATGATGTTGAAGATGAAGTTCAGGGATTTAAGTCAATTAAATATCGTGCCAATGGCAAGGTGACCAGTTTTTTAATATCTAAGAAGTTTATGCGGCTGTTTAGGAGGTATCTCGATCTAAGGAATTATTTGCTTGAGTTCGCTGGATCTGATGGATTTGAAAGGCTGTTTTTTTGCTTGAAATATGGAGATTTGATTCCGGTAAAAATGAATTTGTCGACCGACTTTCATCGCAGGTTGGAGAATTGTTTTAATTTTAGCGGCAAGATTACAACTAGATCTTGGAGGGCTAATAAGAACGACTGGCTACTTCGAAATAGTGATTTAGAAACAACTTCTATGCTGCTGCAGAATTCCATTGATAGTGTTTTGAAACACTATTCGGAAGGTTCAGAGAAAGACGCTGAAGAAGAGTTGAATGAGTTTCTTAATAAATACAAACGAGAAGTGGTTTCTGCTGAGTGTGAAAAGCTAGCGAATACGAATGTGGGTCGATGCCTAGAATATGGTTCTCCAAAACTAATATCTGGATCAAAGCCAATATATCAACCTGACTGTAAAGCAGGGGAAGGGTGTCTTTTCTGCGAAAGATATAGAGTTAATGCTGATCTTGAAGATTATGGAAAGATATTGAGTTATCAATATGTTCTTAGTGAAACAAGGTTTCTTTTTGGGAATGACAATGAGGAAGAATATTTAGCTCTTATGTCTAGAATAAAATATATTTCCGAGGCTATTGAGCAGTCTGGAAAAGTTTTTGGCAGGGAGCTTCAGAAAGTCAAAAGTCTTGTTCTTCAAGGTTATAATCTTGATCCCTATTGGGAGAAAAAGCTGTCAATAATTGATGAGATGGAAGTCCTCTATTGA
- a CDS encoding restriction endonuclease subunit S: MVPNGWKLSTIEEIANVSSGGTPSRKNDTYWNGNIPWVTTAEVQFKVIKDTSEKITEEGLANSSAKLFPVDTILMAMYGQGKTRGQVAKLGIEASTNQACAAIVLHPDYEVDYYYQFLVSQYENIREMANSGGQENLSGGIVKSIQVPVPPLPEQKKIAQILSAWDKTITTTEQLLANSQQQKKALMQQLLTGKKRLLDKNGVRFSGEWREVSLSDICQINPRKSPAPKDGKVSFIAMESVSEDAKLLSSSVREYDDVSKGFTSFADGDVLVAKITPCFENGKGAYIEQMRNGIGFGSTEFHVLRSGAKSDSKYLYYLTNISEFRVRGEANMQGSAGQKRVTTDYLKSLKVTVPEELSEQKKIASILSTADQEITALKQQLDTLKQEKKALMQQLLTGKRRVKVDDKEVA, encoded by the coding sequence ATGGTGCCTAATGGGTGGAAATTAAGCACTATTGAAGAAATAGCCAACGTTTCTTCTGGTGGGACTCCTAGTAGGAAAAATGACACATATTGGAATGGCAATATACCTTGGGTAACAACTGCTGAGGTTCAATTTAAGGTTATAAAAGATACTTCTGAAAAGATAACCGAAGAGGGTCTTGCAAACTCGTCTGCTAAGCTATTTCCGGTGGATACGATCCTTATGGCCATGTACGGACAAGGAAAAACGAGAGGGCAAGTTGCCAAGTTAGGCATTGAGGCTTCGACCAATCAGGCGTGTGCAGCGATAGTGTTGCACCCTGATTATGAAGTTGATTACTACTATCAATTTCTCGTTAGTCAATATGAAAATATTCGAGAAATGGCAAATAGTGGAGGCCAAGAAAACTTGAGTGGTGGAATCGTAAAGTCCATTCAAGTTCCTGTTCCGCCGCTCCCCGAACAAAAGAAAATCGCCCAAATCCTATCTGCTTGGGATAAGACCATTACCACCACCGAACAACTACTCGCCAACAGCCAGCAGCAGAAAAAAGCTCTGATGCAACAACTGCTCACCGGCAAAAAACGCTTGCTGGATAAGAATGGGGTTAGGTTTAGTGGAGAGTGGCGCGAAGTTTCATTGTCAGACATCTGCCAAATTAACCCTAGGAAATCACCTGCACCCAAAGATGGGAAAGTATCCTTTATTGCAATGGAATCTGTATCGGAAGATGCAAAGCTACTTTCGTCCTCGGTTCGCGAGTATGACGATGTGAGTAAAGGCTTTACGTCGTTTGCCGATGGTGACGTGCTTGTGGCAAAAATCACACCCTGCTTTGAGAATGGCAAAGGAGCGTATATCGAGCAAATGCGAAACGGTATTGGATTTGGCAGTACCGAGTTTCATGTACTGAGATCAGGAGCTAAATCTGACTCAAAATATCTTTATTACCTGACAAACATCTCAGAGTTTCGAGTTCGAGGCGAAGCAAATATGCAAGGTTCAGCAGGCCAAAAACGAGTTACAACAGATTACCTGAAGTCATTGAAAGTAACAGTACCAGAAGAACTGTCTGAACAGAAAAAAATCGCTTCGATTCTATCCACCGCCGACCAAGAAATCACTGCCCTGAAGCAACAACTAGATACCTTAAAGCAAGAGAAAAAAGCCCTGATGCAGCAGTTGTTGACGGGTAAACGAAGAGTAAAAGTTGATGATAAGGAGGTTGCATAA
- a CDS encoding AAA family ATPase, with amino-acid sequence MLTQIHIQNFKSYQDQVLHLSPLTLMIGANASGKSNALEAFRFLAWLAQGQKLSVLKHRVDDSEQILRGQVRDLGHLSATAFSLGCTTDGANWNHFEVEVSLRDDELHISQETITSPKENFPLYKIEQKSSGLGTDVRVAYNNFARGGKKPQVSCTDQIAILNQLASSAMFEAGHKKAQQEIPKTTEKFQNLLSNTLFLDPVPSLMRGDSYPEKRLRGDCANLSGVLFTLWKDEALKPVIIDFIKSLPEQDVKDINFFEDRRGQVSLELVESFGNKDRKWSVELLSDGTLRVLAIAAALLSAPEGSTVVIEEVDNGVHPSRAKQLLATMRQQADARNVRLLLSTHNPALMDALPDSSLGDVVFCYRSKTTGDSQLIRLSDLNDYPGLVSQGPLGELVTNGVVDRFVKSPMTPQQKKQNAMDWLSQMQGDDE; translated from the coding sequence ATGCTAACCCAGATACACATTCAAAACTTCAAGAGCTATCAAGATCAGGTTTTACACTTATCACCGCTGACGCTGATGATTGGGGCAAATGCTTCTGGTAAAAGTAATGCGCTGGAAGCTTTCCGCTTTTTAGCTTGGCTGGCACAAGGCCAGAAATTATCTGTATTGAAACACAGAGTTGATGATTCTGAGCAGATCCTTCGTGGCCAAGTGAGGGACTTAGGGCATTTGAGCGCAACCGCGTTTTCTTTGGGTTGCACAACGGATGGCGCCAACTGGAATCACTTTGAGGTTGAAGTGTCGTTACGTGACGATGAGTTACATATTTCGCAAGAAACCATCACCTCGCCAAAAGAAAATTTCCCTTTATATAAAATTGAACAAAAATCATCTGGCTTAGGCACTGATGTAAGAGTTGCTTATAACAACTTCGCACGAGGTGGGAAAAAACCCCAGGTAAGCTGCACAGACCAAATTGCTATTCTGAATCAACTTGCGTCTTCAGCTATGTTTGAGGCTGGCCATAAGAAAGCGCAGCAAGAAATTCCAAAAACTACCGAAAAGTTTCAAAACCTACTATCAAATACCCTATTTCTTGACCCTGTGCCTTCACTAATGCGTGGTGACAGCTACCCTGAAAAACGCTTACGTGGTGATTGTGCGAATCTTTCAGGCGTGCTTTTCACCTTGTGGAAAGACGAAGCACTGAAGCCCGTCATTATCGACTTCATTAAAAGCCTTCCTGAGCAGGACGTTAAGGATATCAACTTTTTTGAAGATCGCCGGGGCCAGGTTTCGTTGGAGTTGGTGGAAAGCTTTGGCAATAAAGACAGAAAGTGGTCAGTAGAGCTTCTATCCGACGGCACCCTAAGAGTTTTGGCTATTGCTGCAGCCTTGCTCTCCGCGCCTGAAGGATCAACGGTAGTGATTGAAGAAGTTGATAATGGTGTGCATCCTTCAAGGGCAAAACAGCTGCTAGCAACCATGAGGCAGCAAGCTGATGCGAGAAATGTTCGTTTGCTTCTATCAACACACAATCCAGCCCTAATGGATGCCCTGCCAGATTCATCACTTGGAGATGTGGTGTTTTGCTACCGCAGCAAAACCACTGGTGACAGCCAGCTTATCAGGCTTTCCGATCTAAACGATTACCCTGGTTTAGTTTCTCAAGGTCCGCTAGGTGAATTAGTCACTAACGGCGTTGTAGATCGTTTTGTGAAGTCTCCGATGACGCCTCAGCAGAAGAAACAAAATGCCATGGATTGGTTGAGCCAAATGCAGGGAGATGATGAATGA
- a CDS encoding restriction endonuclease subunit S — protein sequence MKLKQVATINAGYPFRGKIPDVAGSAVVAVQMKDVSLTEGIRWSSCLETELTGKREPDYLATGDILVAARGSHNYAVQVDQALTSTGKQAVAAPHFFVVSLKKKDILPEFMVWLLNQAPAQRYFEQNAEGTLTKSIRRSVLEDAPVVVPPLAKQRAIIAMANTLGEEQRLIQRLVNNGERMMGAIANDLYQAHGH from the coding sequence ATGAAGCTCAAACAGGTCGCAACCATCAATGCAGGCTATCCATTTAGGGGGAAAATCCCTGATGTGGCAGGCTCTGCTGTGGTCGCGGTTCAGATGAAGGATGTTTCGCTAACCGAAGGGATTCGTTGGTCAAGCTGCCTGGAAACAGAGCTAACCGGCAAACGTGAACCCGACTACCTCGCCACCGGCGATATTTTAGTGGCCGCCCGAGGCAGCCATAACTACGCCGTACAGGTGGATCAGGCGCTGACCTCTACTGGCAAGCAGGCCGTTGCTGCGCCGCACTTTTTTGTGGTCAGCCTGAAGAAGAAAGACATTCTGCCCGAGTTTATGGTGTGGTTACTGAATCAGGCACCGGCTCAACGTTATTTTGAACAGAATGCCGAAGGCACCTTAACAAAAAGCATTCGCCGCAGTGTGTTGGAAGATGCCCCAGTCGTTGTTCCGCCCCTTGCCAAACAGCGAGCAATCATTGCGATGGCCAACACTTTAGGTGAAGAGCAAAGGCTGATACAGAGGCTAGTAAACAACGGTGAGCGAATGATGGGCGCTATCGCCAACGACTTGTACCAGGCACATGGCCACTAA
- a CDS encoding type I restriction-modification system subunit M, with amino-acid sequence MNDKINQDSINKALWNACDTFRGTISADTYKDFILTMLFLKYISDVWQDHYDGYKAEYGDEPELIEEMMKNERFVLPKAANFYALYEPRHEPGNGERIDQALHAIEEANGTKLKDAGKSVFQDISFNTDKLGEEKQKNTILRHLLEDFAKPELNLKPSRVGTLDVIGNAYEYLIKNFAASGGQKAGEFYTPPEVSDLIAELLDPQPGDSICDPACGSASLLMKCGSKVRKNHDSKNYALYGQEAIGSTWSLAKMNMFLHSEDNHKIEWGDTIRNPKLLDKNGDLMLFDIVTANPPFSLDKWGHDEAEHDKFSRFRRGIPPKTKGDYAFILHMIETLKPASQGKPGGRMGVVVPHGVLFRGSSEGKIRQQLIDENLLDAVIGLPEKLFYGTGIPAAILIFNKDKSDESVMFIDASREFKAGKNQNLLTEENIAKVVETYRAGNDVDKYAYVASLEEIKENDYNLNIPRYVDTFEEDEEIDLMAVRAEREQLKAQLTELETEMAKYLEELGYGA; translated from the coding sequence ATGAACGATAAAATCAATCAAGACAGCATCAACAAAGCGCTGTGGAACGCCTGCGACACCTTCCGTGGCACCATCAGCGCAGACACCTACAAAGACTTCATTCTGACTATGCTGTTTCTCAAGTACATTTCGGATGTATGGCAAGACCACTACGACGGCTACAAAGCTGAATACGGCGACGAGCCGGAACTCATCGAAGAGATGATGAAAAACGAGCGCTTTGTACTGCCCAAAGCTGCCAATTTCTACGCCCTGTACGAACCCCGTCACGAACCCGGTAACGGTGAGCGCATCGACCAGGCGCTGCACGCCATCGAAGAAGCCAACGGCACCAAACTCAAAGACGCCGGAAAAAGCGTGTTCCAGGACATCAGCTTCAACACCGACAAACTGGGTGAAGAAAAGCAAAAGAACACTATTCTGCGTCACCTGCTGGAAGACTTTGCCAAGCCAGAGCTAAACCTTAAACCGAGCCGCGTCGGTACGCTGGATGTGATCGGTAACGCCTACGAATACCTGATCAAAAACTTCGCCGCCAGCGGTGGCCAGAAAGCCGGTGAATTTTATACCCCACCAGAAGTCAGTGACCTGATCGCTGAACTGTTAGACCCGCAACCAGGTGACAGCATCTGCGATCCGGCTTGTGGTTCCGCCTCACTGTTAATGAAGTGTGGTAGCAAAGTTCGAAAAAATCACGACAGTAAAAACTACGCCCTGTATGGGCAAGAAGCCATTGGCTCCACCTGGTCGCTGGCCAAAATGAACATGTTCCTGCACAGTGAAGACAACCATAAAATTGAATGGGGCGACACCATCCGCAACCCCAAGCTGCTCGATAAAAACGGCGACCTGATGCTGTTCGATATCGTGACCGCCAACCCGCCATTCAGTCTGGATAAATGGGGGCATGACGAAGCCGAACACGACAAGTTCAGCCGCTTCCGCCGCGGCATCCCCCCAAAAACCAAAGGCGACTACGCCTTTATTCTGCACATGATCGAAACCCTCAAACCTGCTTCTCAAGGTAAACCCGGGGGGCGCATGGGCGTGGTAGTGCCACATGGCGTGCTATTCCGGGGTTCCAGCGAAGGCAAAATTCGCCAGCAACTGATTGACGAAAACCTGCTCGATGCCGTGATTGGCCTTCCAGAGAAGCTGTTTTACGGCACCGGCATTCCCGCAGCGATTCTTATTTTCAACAAGGATAAATCCGACGAGTCGGTAATGTTTATTGATGCGTCTCGTGAATTTAAAGCCGGTAAGAACCAGAACCTGCTGACTGAAGAGAATATCGCCAAAGTGGTTGAGACGTATCGTGCAGGCAATGACGTCGATAAATACGCCTACGTTGCCAGCCTCGAAGAGATCAAAGAGAACGATTACAACCTGAACATCCCGCGCTACGTCGATACCTTTGAAGAAGATGAAGAAATCGACTTGATGGCAGTACGTGCAGAGCGTGAGCAACTGAAAGCGCAATTGACCGAGCTGGAAACCGAGATGGCCAAGTATCTTGAGGAGCTTGGTTATGGTGCCTAA